Proteins encoded together in one Deinococcus irradiatisoli window:
- a CDS encoding Hsp20/alpha crystallin family protein, producing the protein MMRFDPFREIEELSQRVDRAFGQSTQSPARFAPPVDVHEDDQGLEISLDLPGVKAEDISVDAENQTLSVQATRIYNRQEGRTAHRVERAYGTYSRTFSVPGKYDLSKVEASFENGSLTLKVPRSEAAQKRSITVKSGHTLNAEAGKNDTENHNA; encoded by the coding sequence ATGATGCGATTTGATCCTTTCCGCGAAATCGAAGAACTCAGCCAGCGCGTTGACCGGGCCTTCGGCCAGAGCACCCAGAGCCCGGCCCGCTTCGCTCCCCCGGTGGACGTTCATGAGGACGACCAGGGCCTGGAAATCTCGCTCGATCTGCCCGGCGTGAAAGCCGAAGACATCAGCGTGGACGCCGAGAACCAGACCCTCAGCGTGCAGGCCACGCGCATCTACAACCGTCAGGAGGGCCGCACCGCCCACCGCGTCGAGCGCGCTTACGGCACCTACTCGCGCACCTTCAGCGTGCCGGGCAAGTATGACCTGAGCAAGGTCGAGGCCAGCTTCGAGAACGGCAGCCTGACCCTCAAGGTGCCGCGCAGCGAGGCCGCCCAGAAGCGCAGCATCACCGTCAAGTCCGGCCACACCCTCAACGCCGAGGCCGGCAAGAACGACACCGAAAACCACAACGCCTGA
- the pyrR gene encoding bifunctional pyr operon transcriptional regulator/uracil phosphoribosyltransferase PyrR, producing the protein MKAAILSADEMRRALTRIAHEILERNKGAEHLALIGVHTRGIPLAQRLAAKLRELEGVEVPLGRLDITLYRDDLSEIARQPIIRETEVPFDLARRRVVLVDDVLYTGRTVRAALDALIDLGRPEGIQLAVLIDRGHRELPIRADYVGKNLPTARSEVVKVKLAETDGLDSVELWDLDDVRGEQA; encoded by the coding sequence ATGAAGGCGGCAATTCTGAGCGCCGACGAGATGCGCCGGGCGCTGACCCGCATCGCGCACGAGATTCTGGAGCGCAACAAGGGCGCCGAGCACCTGGCCCTGATCGGGGTGCATACCCGCGGCATTCCGCTGGCGCAGCGCCTGGCCGCCAAACTGCGCGAACTCGAGGGGGTGGAGGTGCCGCTGGGCCGCCTCGACATCACCCTGTACCGCGACGACCTGAGCGAGATCGCCCGGCAGCCGATCATCCGTGAGACCGAGGTGCCGTTCGATCTGGCCCGCCGCCGGGTGGTGCTGGTGGACGACGTGCTCTACACCGGGCGTACCGTGCGCGCCGCGCTGGACGCCCTGATTGATCTGGGCCGCCCCGAGGGCATTCAGCTGGCAGTGCTGATCGACCGGGGCCACCGCGAGCTGCCGATTCGCGCCGATTACGTGGGCAAGAACCTGCCCACCGCCCGCAGCGAGGTGGTCAAGGTCAAGCTCGCCGAAACCGACGGCCTCGACAGCGTGGAGCTGTGGGACCTCGACGATGTGCGCGGAGAACAGGCATGA
- a CDS encoding aspartate carbamoyltransferase catalytic subunit: protein MTGPKPKHLLDFQDWSPERLSALLDNADTMSQVLDRPVKKVPALQGLTVCTAFFENSTRTRVSFELAARRMSADVVSFAAGASSVSKGESIRDTIEVLTAYKVDAFVVRHAAAGAAHLVARYSGKPVINAGDGRRAHPTQALLDAYTIRREFGSLEGKKVAIIGDVRHSRVARSNAELLPKLGAEVVLCGPATLLPRDLAAAGVTLTTDPKEALRNADAVMALRLQQERMDAGYIGSLQDYARQYQVNDDLLAFAPEHAIVLHPGPMNRDVEISSQVADGPRSRILAQVENGQAVRMSTLYHLLVGRQ, encoded by the coding sequence ATGACCGGCCCCAAGCCGAAGCACCTGCTCGACTTTCAGGACTGGAGCCCCGAGCGCCTCAGCGCCCTGCTCGACAACGCCGACACCATGAGCCAGGTGCTCGACCGGCCGGTGAAAAAAGTCCCGGCGCTGCAGGGCCTGACCGTCTGCACCGCCTTCTTCGAGAACTCCACACGCACCCGCGTGAGTTTCGAGCTGGCCGCCCGGCGCATGAGCGCCGACGTGGTGAGTTTCGCCGCCGGGGCCAGCAGCGTCAGCAAGGGCGAGAGCATCCGCGACACCATCGAGGTGCTGACCGCCTACAAGGTGGACGCCTTCGTGGTGCGCCACGCGGCGGCGGGTGCGGCGCATCTGGTGGCGCGCTACAGCGGCAAGCCGGTGATCAATGCCGGAGACGGCCGCCGGGCGCACCCCACCCAGGCCCTGCTCGACGCCTACACCATCCGGCGCGAGTTCGGCAGCCTGGAAGGCAAGAAGGTGGCGATCATCGGCGACGTGCGCCACTCGCGGGTGGCCCGCAGCAACGCCGAACTGCTGCCCAAACTCGGGGCCGAGGTCGTGCTGTGCGGCCCGGCTACCCTGCTGCCGCGTGACCTGGCCGCCGCAGGCGTGACGCTCACCACCGACCCGAAAGAAGCGCTCAGAAACGCCGACGCGGTGATGGCCCTGCGGCTTCAGCAGGAGCGGATGGACGCCGGCTACATCGGCAGCCTGCAGGACTACGCCCGGCAGTATCAGGTGAACGACGACCTGCTGGCCTTCGCGCCGGAGCACGCCATCGTGCTGCATCCGGGGCCGATGAACCGCGACGTGGAGATCAGTTCCCAGGTCGCCGACGGCCCGCGCAGCCGCATTCTGGCGCAGGTCGAGAACGGTCAGGCCGTCCGGATGAGCACGCTCTACCACCTGCTGGTGGGCCGCCAGTAA
- a CDS encoding prephenate dehydratase, with protein MSMSLPEHLLPQPERAVRVAYQGNPGAYSEIAALNAAPAATAHGYATFHEVIEAVSAGHADLGVLPVENSLMGSILQSIDLLVETDLHVVREVVVRVSHVLMALPGVKLEEIKRVYSQQPALDQCTTFLHQHHLVPVAAHDTAGSAKDLAARGARDEGVIASARAAEIYGMEVLQAGVEDEPFNYTRFLVLSHREPVPSEGPHKTSLVFAVRHTPGALLETLNQLGGLNMSSIVSRPRKDRAWSYLIHVDFEGSADDPAVSAALGALLKKASFAKIIGSYPASPEPIEP; from the coding sequence ATGAGCATGAGCTTGCCCGAACACCTGCTGCCCCAGCCCGAGCGCGCCGTCAGGGTCGCTTACCAGGGCAATCCCGGCGCCTACAGCGAAATCGCGGCGCTCAATGCCGCTCCGGCGGCGACGGCGCACGGCTACGCCACCTTTCACGAAGTCATCGAGGCGGTCAGCGCCGGCCACGCCGATCTGGGCGTGCTGCCGGTGGAAAACAGCTTGATGGGCTCGATTCTCCAGTCGATCGACCTGCTGGTCGAGACCGACCTGCACGTCGTGCGCGAGGTGGTGGTGCGGGTCTCGCACGTCCTGATGGCCCTGCCGGGCGTGAAGCTCGAGGAAATCAAGCGGGTCTACTCGCAGCAACCGGCCCTGGACCAGTGCACCACCTTCTTGCATCAGCACCACCTCGTACCCGTGGCGGCCCACGACACCGCCGGCAGCGCCAAGGACCTGGCCGCCCGGGGTGCCCGCGACGAGGGCGTGATCGCCTCGGCCCGCGCCGCCGAGATCTACGGCATGGAGGTCTTGCAAGCCGGGGTCGAGGATGAGCCCTTCAACTACACCCGTTTCCTGGTGCTCTCGCACCGTGAACCGGTGCCCAGCGAGGGACCGCACAAGACCAGCCTCGTCTTCGCGGTGCGCCACACCCCCGGCGCCCTGCTCGAAACGCTCAACCAGCTCGGCGGCCTGAACATGTCGAGCATCGTCTCGCGCCCGCGCAAGGACCGGGCCTGGAGCTACCTGATTCACGTGGATTTCGAGGGCAGCGCCGACGACCCCGCGGTCTCGGCGGCCCTGGGCGCCCTGCTGAAGAAAGCCAGCTTCGCCAAGATCATCGGCAGCTATCCGGCCTCGCCGGAGCCGATCGAACCGTAA
- a CDS encoding YqgE/AlgH family protein has protein sequence MTLSMLVATPQLAGSVFERGVLLLLEEQGGALGLLLNRPAGVSIGDLLPDAGQAARSLPAYQGGPVERSAGWCLYASPTGEAAETELAPQLWLSRDREVLGRLLAGEQPFYLLLGYAGWAPGQLEREEREGSWLWGEVSSEDLGALLWGTPDERKWLAASELLGTLPGNVVGGAQA, from the coding sequence ATGACGCTCAGCATGTTGGTGGCGACGCCGCAACTGGCCGGCAGTGTGTTCGAGCGCGGCGTCCTGCTGCTGCTCGAAGAGCAGGGCGGCGCGCTGGGGCTGCTGCTCAACCGCCCGGCGGGCGTGAGCATCGGCGACCTGTTGCCGGACGCGGGTCAAGCGGCCCGCAGTCTGCCGGCCTACCAGGGAGGCCCGGTGGAGCGCTCGGCCGGGTGGTGCCTCTATGCTTCGCCCACCGGCGAGGCGGCCGAGACCGAACTGGCGCCGCAGCTGTGGCTCTCGCGCGACCGCGAGGTGCTGGGGCGGCTGCTGGCCGGCGAGCAGCCGTTTTACCTGCTGCTGGGCTACGCCGGCTGGGCCCCCGGTCAGCTGGAGCGCGAGGAGCGAGAGGGCAGCTGGTTGTGGGGCGAAGTCAGCAGCGAGGACCTGGGCGCGCTGCTGTGGGGCACCCCCGACGAGCGGAAATGGCTGGCGGCCTCTGAACTGCTCGGGACGCTGCCGGGCAACGTGGTGGGCGGCGCACAGGCTTAA
- a CDS encoding metallophosphoesterase, translating to MRVFAIADLHLAFSVPKPMTVFGPQWAGHPQAIFEQWRAEVREDDLVLLPGDLSWAMRLPEAMHDLAPVAALPGTKVLLRGNHDYWWPTISRLRAALPPGMFAVQNGALRFGPVVVCGTRGWLTPGSEAFGPEDAKIYARETERLRLSLQAARDLADDTTTTLLMLHYPPTGPQLTASAFTDLIDEYRPAQVLYGHLHGLPIERSLQSWNGIPAHLVAADVLKFKPKLILDA from the coding sequence ATGCGCGTATTCGCCATTGCCGATCTGCATCTCGCCTTCTCGGTGCCCAAGCCGATGACGGTGTTCGGGCCGCAGTGGGCCGGGCACCCGCAGGCGATTTTCGAGCAGTGGCGCGCCGAGGTGCGCGAAGACGATCTGGTGTTGCTGCCCGGCGACCTGTCGTGGGCCATGCGCCTGCCCGAAGCGATGCACGACCTCGCGCCGGTCGCCGCCCTGCCCGGCACCAAGGTGCTCCTGCGCGGCAACCACGATTACTGGTGGCCCACCATCAGCCGCCTGCGCGCCGCCCTGCCGCCCGGCATGTTCGCGGTGCAAAACGGCGCCCTGCGCTTCGGACCGGTGGTGGTGTGCGGCACGCGCGGCTGGCTGACGCCCGGCTCGGAAGCCTTCGGCCCCGAGGACGCCAAGATCTACGCCCGCGAAACCGAGCGGCTGCGGCTCTCGCTGCAGGCGGCCCGCGACCTCGCCGACGACACCACCACCACCCTGCTGATGCTGCACTACCCGCCTACCGGCCCGCAGCTCACCGCCAGCGCGTTTACCGATTTGATCGACGAGTACCGCCCGGCCCAGGTACTCTACGGCCACCTGCACGGCCTGCCGATCGAGCGCAGCCTGCAGAGCTGGAACGGCATCCCGGCACATCTGGTGGCGGCGGACGTGCTGAAGTTCAAACCGAAACTGATTCTGGACGCCTGA
- the rpsT gene encoding 30S ribosomal protein S20 codes for MALRHKSAQKRHRQSLKRRMINRSRKSTIKTFTKKAVAAATGNAENAAELQRRAESLLDKAAKGSTLHKNTAARKKSRLAKAINRAKAAQA; via the coding sequence ATGGCCCTACGCCACAAGTCCGCCCAGAAGCGCCACCGTCAGAGCCTCAAGCGCCGCATGATCAACCGCAGCCGCAAGAGCACCATCAAGACCTTCACCAAGAAGGCCGTGGCCGCCGCGACCGGCAACGCCGAGAACGCCGCCGAGCTGCAGCGCCGTGCCGAGAGCCTGCTCGACAAGGCCGCCAAAGGCAGCACCTTGCACAAGAACACCGCTGCCCGCAAGAAGAGCCGCCTGGCCAAGGCGATCAACCGCGCCAAAGCCGCCCAAGCCTGA
- a CDS encoding RecX family transcriptional regulator, protein MYRSRKRSPDAEPREPKPARPQTPDEQRAALMEYALRALAQRALSAAELRGKLEKRSQNEEHVQGVLSRLTELRYLDDNQVARIEGQRRGVGAYRVQARLKQRGVAQDVIEQTLQERDPDEDLAQARALLERRLSALRRGTNPRMKAYGLLARRGYGGDVIRRALEGMNWAVTDDKGESEDAEWLGEEE, encoded by the coding sequence ATGTACCGCTCCCGCAAACGGTCTCCGGACGCTGAGCCGAGAGAGCCGAAGCCCGCCCGCCCGCAAACGCCCGACGAGCAGCGCGCCGCCCTGATGGAGTACGCCCTGCGCGCCCTGGCCCAGCGGGCGCTAAGCGCCGCCGAGTTGCGCGGCAAACTGGAAAAGCGCTCCCAGAACGAGGAGCACGTTCAGGGCGTGCTCTCTCGCCTCACCGAACTGCGCTACCTCGACGACAACCAGGTCGCCCGCATCGAGGGCCAGCGCCGGGGCGTGGGCGCCTACCGGGTGCAGGCCCGGCTCAAGCAGCGCGGAGTGGCCCAGGACGTGATCGAGCAGACCCTGCAGGAGCGCGACCCCGACGAGGACCTGGCCCAGGCCCGGGCGCTGCTGGAGCGGCGCCTGAGCGCCCTGCGGCGCGGCACCAACCCCCGCATGAAGGCCTACGGCCTGCTGGCCCGGCGCGGCTACGGCGGCGACGTGATCCGCCGGGCGCTGGAAGGCATGAACTGGGCCGTCACCGACGACAAAGGGGAAAGCGAGGACGCGGAGTGGCTCGGCGAGGAGGAGTAA
- a CDS encoding exodeoxyribonuclease III has protein sequence MLSSRALGVTTLNVNGLRSALKKGLLGWLEQHSPDVVLLQEVRADPMPEVFAALGYASCWHPAQKPGYSGVALLSRRGLSDVQVGMNDPEVDAEGRVLSALVEGVRFASVYLPSGASAEHRQLFKERVLVDFARWTAAHLPGDAGVERPPLVIGGDFNVAHTELDIHNWRGNLKSPGFLPHERAWLSRYLELGLRDSHRDHLGEQREYTWWSNRANAFANNVGWRIDYLFAAGLEVREVWVERRVRFSDHAPLSGTVTW, from the coding sequence GTGCTTTCCTCCCGCGCCCTGGGCGTTACCACCCTCAACGTCAACGGCCTACGCAGCGCCCTGAAAAAAGGCCTGCTCGGCTGGCTGGAGCAGCACTCTCCCGACGTGGTGCTGCTTCAGGAAGTGCGCGCCGACCCGATGCCGGAGGTGTTCGCCGCGCTCGGGTACGCTTCGTGCTGGCATCCGGCCCAGAAACCGGGTTACAGCGGCGTGGCGCTGCTGAGTCGGCGCGGCCTGAGTGATGTGCAGGTGGGCATGAACGACCCGGAAGTGGACGCCGAGGGCCGGGTGCTCTCGGCGCTGGTGGAGGGAGTGCGCTTCGCCAGCGTGTACCTGCCCAGCGGGGCCAGCGCCGAGCACCGCCAGTTGTTCAAGGAACGGGTGCTGGTGGACTTTGCCCGCTGGACCGCTGCCCACCTGCCCGGCGACGCCGGCGTCGAGCGACCGCCGCTGGTGATCGGCGGCGACTTCAACGTGGCCCACACCGAACTCGACATTCACAACTGGCGCGGCAACCTCAAAAGCCCCGGCTTCCTGCCGCATGAGCGCGCCTGGCTCAGCCGCTACCTGGAACTGGGCCTGCGCGACAGCCACCGCGACCATCTGGGCGAGCAGCGCGAGTACACCTGGTGGAGCAACCGCGCCAACGCCTTTGCCAACAATGTCGGCTGGCGCATCGATTACCTCTTCGCGGCAGGCCTGGAGGTGCGCGAGGTCTGGGTAGAGCGCCGGGTGCGCTTCTCGGACCATGCGCCGCTGAGTGGCACGGTGACGTGGTGA
- a CDS encoding amidase family protein, with translation MSNALFDLDATDLIAAIAAGETSAESAARLYLSRIEALNPRLHAVISVNPQALGDAQALDRLPPEQRGRLHGLPVLIKDNIDVAGLPTTAGSALLANHIPASDAPLVARLRAAGAVILGKTNMTEWANFMTTSMPNGYSSRGGQTVNPWGEGADTGGSSSGSGVVVAARLAPAAIGTETSGSILSPAHQNGVTGHKPTVGLIPRTGVVPISTTQDTAGPLTRTPRDAALLAGVMAGSDDADPATAQFQAQDFTLSGGALSSARLGVVRGGGWDHLSADHRERLEAAFEALKAGGAALTDVTLASESELREAGFEVLLYEFKPALNAYLAGVTEGPGSLEAVIEASDADPEKLLRYGMVLLQAAQATRGDLSERAYAQARARDLELAGKRGLEPLLAEYDALIFPKYNGYAPAAKLGLPSVNVPIGLADGRPCGLQLCGPAWSDARLLALAADLQQRLGGFVPAPEPLQEER, from the coding sequence ATGTCCAATGCCCTGTTTGACCTCGACGCCACCGACCTGATCGCGGCCATCGCGGCCGGTGAAACCAGTGCCGAGAGCGCCGCCCGGCTGTACCTCTCGCGCATCGAGGCGCTCAATCCCCGGCTGCACGCGGTGATCAGCGTCAATCCGCAGGCCCTCGGCGACGCCCAGGCGCTCGACCGCCTGCCCCCGGAGCAGCGGGGCAGGCTCCACGGCCTGCCGGTGCTGATCAAGGACAACATCGACGTGGCGGGCCTGCCGACCACCGCCGGCAGCGCCCTGCTTGCCAACCACATTCCGGCGAGCGACGCGCCGCTGGTGGCCCGGCTGCGCGCGGCGGGCGCGGTGATTCTCGGCAAGACCAACATGACCGAGTGGGCCAACTTCATGACCACCTCGATGCCCAACGGTTACTCCTCGCGCGGCGGGCAGACCGTCAATCCCTGGGGCGAGGGGGCCGATACCGGCGGCAGCAGTTCCGGCAGCGGCGTGGTGGTGGCGGCCCGGCTGGCTCCGGCGGCCATCGGCACCGAGACCAGCGGCAGCATTCTCTCGCCGGCCCACCAGAACGGCGTCACCGGTCACAAGCCGACGGTGGGCCTGATTCCGCGCACCGGCGTGGTGCCGATTTCCACCACCCAGGACACCGCCGGCCCGCTGACCCGCACGCCCCGCGACGCCGCCCTGCTCGCCGGCGTGATGGCCGGTTCCGACGACGCCGACCCGGCGACGGCCCAGTTTCAGGCGCAGGACTTCACTCTGTCTGGGGGCGCACTGAGCAGTGCCCGCCTCGGCGTGGTGCGTGGCGGCGGCTGGGACCACCTCAGCGCCGACCACCGCGAGCGGCTCGAGGCGGCCTTCGAAGCGCTGAAAGCCGGCGGAGCCGCGTTGACCGACGTGACCCTGGCAAGCGAGAGCGAATTGCGCGAGGCCGGATTCGAGGTGCTGCTCTACGAATTCAAACCCGCCCTCAACGCGTATCTGGCGGGCGTGACCGAGGGGCCGGGCAGCCTGGAAGCGGTGATCGAGGCTTCCGACGCCGACCCCGAGAAGCTGCTGCGCTACGGCATGGTGCTGCTCCAGGCCGCCCAGGCCACCCGGGGCGACCTCTCGGAGCGGGCCTATGCCCAGGCGCGCGCCCGCGACCTGGAACTGGCCGGCAAGCGCGGCCTGGAGCCGCTGCTGGCCGAGTACGACGCTTTGATCTTTCCGAAGTACAACGGCTACGCTCCGGCGGCCAAGCTCGGTCTGCCCAGCGTCAACGTGCCGATCGGCCTGGCCGACGGGCGGCCCTGCGGCCTGCAACTGTGCGGCCCGGCCTGGAGCGACGCCCGCCTGCTGGCGCTGGCGGCGGACCTTCAGCAGCGCCTCGGCGGCTTCGTGCCGGCCCCGGAGCCGCTGCAGGAAGAGCGCTGA
- a CDS encoding spermidine synthase: MAPFVQLGRAPVPGSPDELILSRRGDEFSIQISGYVSELMNSRLHFSEDQLAEWGCEGLQGKPGARVLVGGLGMGFTLAAALSALGPDAEVTVAELVPGVVEWNRGDLGECAGRPLNDPRTKLHLGDVGELIRSQVSAYDAVLLDVDNGPDAMTHADNGQLYSLSGLAAAQRALRPGGVLAIWSAEKNARFTRRLREAGYHVEERASRARPGKGARHTIWLARRRA; the protein is encoded by the coding sequence GTGGCGCCGTTCGTGCAACTCGGCCGCGCCCCGGTGCCGGGCAGCCCCGACGAGCTGATCCTGTCGCGCCGGGGCGACGAATTCTCGATTCAGATTTCCGGCTACGTCAGCGAACTGATGAACAGCCGCCTGCACTTTTCCGAGGACCAGCTGGCCGAGTGGGGCTGTGAGGGCCTGCAGGGCAAGCCCGGCGCGCGGGTGCTGGTGGGCGGCCTGGGCATGGGCTTTACCCTGGCCGCGGCCCTCTCGGCGCTCGGCCCCGACGCCGAGGTGACGGTGGCCGAGCTGGTGCCGGGGGTGGTGGAGTGGAACCGGGGCGACCTGGGCGAGTGCGCCGGGCGACCGCTGAACGACCCCCGGACGAAGCTACACCTCGGCGACGTGGGCGAACTCATCCGCTCGCAGGTTTCGGCCTACGATGCCGTGCTGCTCGACGTGGACAACGGCCCCGACGCCATGACCCATGCGGACAACGGCCAGCTCTACTCGCTGTCGGGGCTGGCTGCCGCCCAGCGCGCCCTGCGTCCCGGCGGCGTGCTGGCGATCTGGTCGGCCGAGAAGAATGCCCGCTTTACCCGGCGGCTGCGCGAAGCGGGCTACCACGTCGAGGAGCGCGCCTCGCGGGCCCGGCCCGGCAAGGGTGCCCGCCACACCATCTGGCTGGCGCGGCGGCGGGCGTAG
- a CDS encoding ABC-F family ATP-binding cassette domain-containing protein: protein MTLTRTRQTLLAAEDVRVVYGEQVVLDAVSLQVSGSDRLALLGRNGAGKTTLLRVLAGERRPDDGSVWRADELRLAVLDQHPLYRRGVRVGELLEAANPYLERQAALRALEAQLGDPAALERWAALHHQLEDAGAPGWPARAARVSAMLDLTRLEVREAATLSGGETTRLSLALALMREPDLLLLDEPTNHLDIRMREWLETWLISFRGGLILTSHDREFLDKVATRSLWIERGAATPYPGGYSRARELREQERRAQGKAARLSRREAQRLEGSAERLDVWGRRSRAVKSRAARIEVVDAPQPERALRMRLLAGQARARLVLWAEHLSRSYAGKPVLQDAALKLRQGDRVALMGANGTGKTTLLKLLSGELQPDPAPAGQPQAVLRLAPGVTTASLDQTWHGLNPGKRLHDQFEERFGSRAGALLGRAGFSSLDWPKWPEDLSGGERARAGLALVSALRADLLLLDEPTNHLDVEVLEALEAAVHAYGGAVVIVTHDRRFAREVSNRLWLIEDAQLREVEGWGSRVSLDPARSLEGDPPPPPPPPSSRERARLTELRLLVIDQELNAPLTQREEGRLRSERWRLRSQLLDLYADIYAAPQYDAEVREPHLRVRAQRLEAGGMFWAADNEGCPHYAWDGHTLRWQGGDAAAWYGSELLGGALRILFERWNVGRVQLGEGGRVLTRRQYFEKTGLIR from the coding sequence GTGACCCTCACCCGAACCCGCCAGACCCTGCTCGCCGCCGAGGACGTGCGGGTCGTCTACGGCGAGCAGGTTGTGCTGGACGCGGTGTCGCTGCAGGTCTCGGGCAGCGACCGGCTGGCCTTGCTGGGCCGCAACGGCGCCGGCAAGACTACCCTGCTGCGGGTGCTCGCCGGTGAGCGCCGCCCCGACGACGGCTCGGTGTGGCGCGCCGACGAACTGCGCCTGGCGGTGCTGGACCAGCATCCGCTTTACCGCCGGGGCGTCCGCGTGGGCGAGCTCCTGGAGGCGGCCAACCCCTATCTGGAGCGGCAGGCCGCCCTGCGCGCCCTGGAAGCGCAGCTTGGCGACCCGGCTGCCCTGGAACGCTGGGCGGCGCTGCATCACCAGCTCGAAGACGCCGGGGCTCCCGGCTGGCCGGCCCGCGCCGCTCGCGTATCGGCCATGCTCGATTTGACCCGCCTGGAAGTGCGGGAGGCGGCCACCCTCAGCGGCGGCGAGACCACCCGGCTGAGCCTGGCGCTGGCGCTAATGCGCGAACCGGACCTGCTGCTGCTCGACGAACCCACCAACCACCTCGACATCCGCATGCGCGAGTGGTTGGAAACCTGGCTGATCAGTTTCCGGGGCGGTTTGATCCTGACCAGCCACGACCGCGAATTCCTCGATAAGGTGGCGACCCGCAGCCTGTGGATCGAGCGCGGCGCGGCCACGCCCTACCCCGGCGGCTACAGCCGCGCCCGTGAACTGCGCGAGCAGGAGCGCCGGGCGCAGGGCAAGGCCGCCCGGCTCAGCCGCCGCGAAGCGCAGCGTCTGGAGGGCAGCGCCGAGAGGCTCGACGTGTGGGGCCGGCGTTCGCGGGCGGTGAAAAGCCGCGCGGCACGCATCGAGGTGGTGGACGCGCCGCAACCCGAGCGCGCCCTGCGGATGCGGTTGCTGGCCGGGCAGGCCCGCGCCCGGCTGGTGCTGTGGGCCGAGCACCTCAGCCGCAGCTACGCGGGCAAGCCGGTGCTGCAGGACGCCGCCCTCAAGCTGCGGCAGGGCGACCGGGTGGCCTTGATGGGGGCCAACGGCACCGGCAAAACCACCTTGCTGAAGTTGCTCTCCGGCGAGTTGCAGCCGGATCCCGCCCCGGCGGGCCAGCCGCAGGCCGTGCTGAGGCTGGCGCCCGGCGTCACCACGGCGAGCCTCGACCAGACCTGGCACGGCCTCAACCCCGGCAAGCGCCTGCACGACCAGTTCGAGGAGCGCTTCGGCTCTAGGGCCGGGGCACTGCTGGGCCGGGCCGGATTTTCCAGCCTGGACTGGCCCAAGTGGCCCGAGGACCTCTCCGGCGGCGAGCGGGCGCGGGCGGGCCTGGCGCTGGTGAGCGCCCTCAGGGCCGACCTGCTGCTGCTCGACGAACCGACCAACCACCTCGACGTGGAAGTGCTCGAAGCCTTGGAAGCGGCGGTGCACGCTTACGGCGGCGCGGTGGTCATCGTGACGCACGACCGCCGCTTTGCCCGCGAGGTGAGTAACCGCCTGTGGCTGATCGAGGACGCCCAGCTCAGGGAAGTGGAGGGCTGGGGCAGCCGGGTCAGCCTCGATCCGGCCCGCAGCCTGGAAGGCGACCCGCCGCCGCCCCCGCCGCCGCCCAGTTCCCGCGAACGCGCCCGCCTCACCGAGCTGCGCCTGCTGGTCATCGACCAGGAACTCAACGCGCCGCTGACCCAGCGCGAGGAAGGACGGTTGCGCTCGGAGCGCTGGCGCCTGCGTTCGCAGCTGCTTGATCTGTACGCCGACATCTACGCCGCGCCGCAGTACGACGCCGAGGTGCGCGAACCGCACCTGCGAGTGCGCGCCCAGCGTCTGGAAGCGGGCGGCATGTTCTGGGCGGCCGACAACGAGGGCTGCCCCCACTATGCCTGGGACGGCCACACCCTGCGCTGGCAGGGCGGCGACGCGGCGGCCTGGTACGGGTCTGAACTGCTCGGCGGGGCGCTGCGCATTCTGTTCGAGCGCTGGAACGTGGGCCGGGTGCAGCTCGGCGAGGGCGGGCGGGTGCTGACCCGGCGCCAGTACTTCGAGAAGACCGGCCTGATCCGTTGA